Sequence from the Fundidesulfovibrio soli genome:
CAGGCCCTTGTCCAGCGTGGCGGAGAAGCGCTCCTCCTCCTCGCGGACCACGCGGGTCATGAAGTCCATGCCTTCCACGATTTCGGGGTACTGCACGCCCATGACGTCCACCACCACCGGGGCCACCCGGTGCAGGAAGGGGTCGCGCAGGCCCATGAGGCGGCCGAAGCGGAAGGCGCGGCGGATCAGGCGGCGCAGCACGTAGCCCCGGCCCTCGTTGGAGGGCAGGATGGAGTCCGCGATGAGGAAGGCCATGGCCCGGCTGTGGTCCGCGATGACGCGCAGGGCCGTGTCGCTCTCCTCGTCGGCGCGGTACTTCACGCCCGCCAGCTCGGCCGTGGCCGCGATGATGGGGCTGAACAGGTCGGAATCGAAGTTGGAGTACACGCCCTGGCACACGCCGGAGATGCGCTCCAGGCCCATGCCCGTGTCGATGGAGGGGCGCGGCAGGGGCACGCGCTGGCCGGGCTTGATCTGGTCGAACTGCATGAACACCAGGTTCCAGATCTCCAGGAAGCGGTCGCAGTCGCACTTGCCGATGCCGCACTCCGGGCCGCAGCTCATGTGCTCGCCCTGGTCGATGAGGATCTCGGAGCAGGGGCCGCAGGGGCCGGTGTCGCCCATGGACCAGAAGTTGTCCTTGTCGCCCAGGCGGATGATGCGCTTCTCGGGCACGTCGGCGATCTTGCGCCACAGGCCGTGGGCCTCGTCGTCGTCCAGGTAGACGGTGGCGTAGAGCTTCTCCTTGGGGAGCTTCATCTCCTCGGTGAGGAAGCCCCAGGCCAGGCGGATGGCCTCCTCCTTGAAGTAGTCGCCGAAGGAGAAGTTGCCCAGCATCTCGAAGAAGGTGTGGTGGCGGGCGGTGCGGCCCACGTTCTCCAGGTCGTTGTGCTTGCCGCCCACGCGCAGGCACTTCTGGGAGGTGGCGGCGCGGGTGTAGTCGCGCTTCTCCTGGCCCAGGAAGACCTTCTTGAACTGCACCATGCCCGCGTTGGTGAAGAGCAGGCTGGGGTCCTCCCTGGGCACCAGGGAGGAGCTGGCCACCTCGGTGTGGCCGTTGGCGACGAAGTAATCCAGGAATTTGCGACGGATTTCAGTGGCGCTGATCACGAAAGGTCTCCTTGGGAAAGCGGCGATGCCCGCGGACCTCCCGGGCCCGCGTATTTATCACCCCCCGGGCCGCATGCCCCGGGGGAAGGCGTTCATGTCCTCGATCATGTCCCTGTTCAGGGGGCCCACGGCCATGGTCATCGCCACGTAGGACCGCGAACCCACGAAACACAGGGTGTATTCGATCACCATCTCCACGCCGTCCTTGCGCCCGAACAGGCGCACGTAGCGGCAGGGCAGCCCGCCCAGCTCCACCGCTCCGCTCTGGGAGACGCGCACGTCGAAGGTCAGGCGTTCGGCGTTGCGCACGGCCGCGGCCTCCATCCTGGCCGGGTCGAAGGGCGTCTGGTCCACCCAGACCGCGCCCAGCATCCTGCCGGAGCGGCCCGCGAACTGGAACTCATAGGCCGGATTGGAGATGTCCTCCATCATTTCCCAGCGGGTGGGGTCGAAATAGAAGGCGTAGCCGTCCATGCCCCGCACGGAGGGCATCCCGGCCATGCCGGACGCCGGAGCGGGCGCATTGGCGGCGCGTCGCTTGTCCGCCGCGCAGCCGCAGAGCGCGGCCAGGGCCAGAAGCGCCCCCAGCACCGCCCCGAGGCGCGCCGTTGCTCCGGGCTGGAGCATCAGGCCCCGCCCGCTTCCTGCGCCTTCGCGGCCTCCTTCAGGCCCAGGTGCTCGTAAATCTTGTCCTCGATCTGCTGGCGGATGTCCGGGTGCTCCAGCAGGAAGGCGCGGACGTTCTCCTTGCCCTGGCCCAGGCGCTCGGTGCCGTAGGCGAACCACGCGCCCGACTTGTCCACGATGTTCATCTCCACGCCCATGTCGATGATCTCGCCCTCGCGGGAGATGCCGGTGCCGTAGAGGATGTCGAACTGGGCCTCGCGGAAGGGCGGGGCCACCTTGTTCTTGACCACCTTCACCCGGCAGCGCGAACCGTAGACCTCCTCCTTGTCCTTGAGGGTCTGGATGCGGCGGATGTCCATGCGGGTGGAGGCGTAGAACTTGAGCGCGTTGCCGCCCGTGGTGGTCTCGGGGCTGCCGTAGCCCGTGACGCCGATCTTCATGCGGATCTGGTTGATGAAGATCACCGCCGTGTTGGACTTGTGGATGGTGCCCGTGAGCTTGCGCATGGCGTGGCTCATGAGCCGGGCCTGTCCGCCCACCTGGGATTCGCCCATCTCGCCCTCCAGTTCGGCCTGGGGGATCAGCGCGGCCACCGAGTCGATGACGATGACGTCCACGGCGCTGGAGCGCACCAGC
This genomic interval carries:
- the recA gene encoding recombinase RecA; this encodes MAKKAAANPQDARLEALATALTTIERKYGQGSVMRLDEDAHVAIPAIPTGSIGVDVALGIGGIPQGRVTEIYGPESSGKTTLALHIIAQAQKKGGTAAFIDAEHALDITYARRLGVKTDELLISQPDFGEQALDITDMLVRSSAVDVIVIDSVAALIPQAELEGEMGESQVGGQARLMSHAMRKLTGTIHKSNTAVIFINQIRMKIGVTGYGSPETTTGGNALKFYASTRMDIRRIQTLKDKEEVYGSRCRVKVVKNKVAPPFREAQFDILYGTGISREGEIIDMGVEMNIVDKSGAWFAYGTERLGQGKENVRAFLLEHPDIRQQIEDKIYEHLGLKEAAKAQEAGGA